The sequence GTGGAAACATGCACGATGCTTCTCATTGGAAACAATgaaacaataaataatatatagcAAAATCCATCTATCAAGTATCAATTAATTTCATCAGTCTCTTTCCTTGTTTAGTTTAAAGTTTagtaaaaaatattcatttcagGTTTTGTTTTGGATTGAAAGATATCACATTCTACCATTCAAATCAAAGGTTTTATTGGGAAGAAGCTGGGAGGATTCAATCAGAAAGTCCATCGAGACGAGCAAAGATAAGAAGATAAATCACAAAAAAGGTAATTAATTTTTTCCTTCTCCGTAGATTAgaataattttcaaattcacaTGTTCATGATGTTTTTATATCGAAAATTTAAAAGGTTTTTGGAAATCTTCTGCTTCaccaatttttatttaaaagagAGACCAGCAGAGATAAGAAGAAAATTCACAAAAAAGGTATTTTTCTTTCTCCTTAGATTTGAATAGTATGAAAACTTGCATGACCATACAATGGTTTTAAATCGAAATGTTTTCGcttcattaaattttattaagcCCAAAAACATTTCGAAGCTTGATTAAACACAGAGTTGTGCATCGACTACGGTCAGTTCATATTTTTAGCAtgcatttaatttcaattttattggAGTAGatatataaatcaataaatagggtatataatttcttTAAACTCCAATTTTAATAATGAatgctaattttaaattaatattaagtACTCTTTTCACATGTAGCATTTCCTAATCCAGTTGCCAAGTTGGACAGTCATTGCTTGCGAACCTTCAATATTTTAAGAAGTAAAAGAAATATTAATTAGTAATATGTTTTGGTGGTAGGATCGATATTGGATCATCTATTTGCATTTCTCTTAAACTTAATTTTTACGATCTTATATATGTCAGAAACAATAAGTCAACACCAGGATGCATGAATTTACAATAATAGAAGGAATTCAATTGTTTAAGCCCCCAAATCTTTTTGTATATTCCCTTGTAACAGAAGATTCTTGGAATCATATATCAAAAATCGAAAGCAAAAGCTAAGGAAAACTaaagggattttttttttcaatgaatgTGTGGTGTAGCAGAACcttgaaaatataaatgaataatatcaTGTTCGATTTAATCGTGTACAATCTGGTGAGACTTCACAAAACTAGTTAAACTGCTCACGAATTGGATGTTCACGAATTAgctttgattgataaaaataatgaGGCTAATCTTATCTACTTAGATagattgaaattaattatttctattatttaagctatagttttgcttgattcatgaTCAATTGAAAGAATGAGCGAGATTAGAGATATATATCTACTCATGAGGATacaaatactcaatcatgtgcATCTTGTCAATCATACAAAGTAAATGCCCGCTTAGTATTTAGGTTTATGATTTTATTGGATTTTGTTATTCTTACTTTGATATCTCtcacatattataaataatatacatAGTTCAATTGTATCACAAATTAATTTCTTGATTAGAGAATTCTCTTTTATGTACCAATTTATTGTATGCATGtgaaaattagtttatatttttattcatatagTTTGATATTTGCAATTGTATCTTCTATCTAGCTTTTTTGTAtgtgtcctatttttacttttctttttaatttctctagcatattttttaattcaattttagttttttgtGTTTTAGTAtaactagtgtacctcccgcgcaATGCGCGGCGATTGTAATTTTACATTCATTTAAATTATCCATATACTTTATGATTattaataatacttcctccgtcctatTGAAGGTGAGGCGTTTCTTTTGGCCCGAGATTTAAGGAGCTAATATTTAgtgaaaaaatgaatgaaaaagtaaaatgaaaaatagagtGAATGAAAAATTAAGtagctttaatttattttaaaaagagaAACGGCTCAACTTCGTTGGCACGGTTCGAAAATGAATACGATTCAACTTCgttaggacggagggagtattaattaataaactttaATACTAAGTTTATTATTTGTACAATGCTCCATttcttttaatataataaaattttaaatgatcataatttatttatatacattaaattttacatattatatatcaaatttaaaACTTTTCTATGATATTTTATTCACGATGCATTTTGTATATTGTATTTGTAATAGaattgtaaaataaataggaAATAAAATGGGTTTTGTGTAATGaatgagaataaaaaaaagaaattgtgatTTGACCGTTCAAAAACCAAAACAATAATCACCACTTAACTACTccataattattaatattttcaaatgataattttacccttataatcgaaattattattattattattattattattattattattattattattattattattattattattattattattattattattattattattattattattataaattcttGTTTGTGTACaatgttttttttattctttacaCAAAACACATATTTTACTATGCGAATTGTCCTCGACCAATTAATGTTTTAGCATAATTACATGATGttctattaatatttttttaatatatatagtaaatacaaataaatattttgaaaaaaataaaatattagatttgagaaagaaaagaaaaggaaaaaaaaatatttcaaacacAATTATTCTTGACCACTtcgtttcaaaaaaatataattattcttGACCACTTATAAATTTAATagttttttaattagtgattttattgaaaaagaaataagaaaaaaagtGAATTAAATCCAATTGATGCGGTTTTAGTTTGTAGCGTATATATAGCTCATAAGCTGGCGGTTTCTTTGTTTTtgtatttactccctccgtccctgaaataagttcctctttttcctttttgggacgtcccccaaataagttcccctttctttctttccatttttggacaattaccccaccactaataatactttatttattcttacttttcactttttcaccattcccaatactaattataacacttttttcacattttcaccactcccaatactaattataacatatttttctccactatcaatacattttactacttttccttaaaactcgtgccgtccccaaagaggaacttattttggggacggagggagtataatttttcacttcaattccaattatatccttgcaattgaagtaaattacatttactttgctttttatatatataaagattttacGATTTTTAACTAGAATTGATTATACCCAACTAGgacatgtaattttttaatagttaattttaatttttagaataTATCAATTGATTATTAGGACTGATTattacataatttttaatttatatatgcaAAGACTAGTTTTAAAGAGCCTAGTAAAATAATACTATAGTTCTATTTTATTATAGACACTGCTCCACAATAGATtatcatttatatattattttattttcctattCTACCACATGGTGAGATCCTCTCTTCACtcataattcaattaattatactctcttcgtccccgaaacatcttcctaagagaggCTTAcaagagttttaataaaagttaattgtgtacttgatgagtggagaatgagtcccacaaaaagtgacaTTTGTAAGAGTAATAATGAGTGCAATTATTTGCAAAAGTAGGTTATGAAGATGTTTTGAGGATTGACCAAAATGGAAATAGACCAAGGGAGTAATTATTGACACTACCTTTATAGTACGACTACAAATTTGGACTATCTCTACACCCTTATAACTacgattttataaaaaagtCGTAGTGTATTCGTATAGACTACTTTTGGTGAACTGTAGTGTATGAGCGCCCTTTTCTAATTTTAGACTACGATGACGAACAAATCGTAGTCACAATCGTAGTCTATAGTAGTCTATTACTACGTTTCCCATAAAATCGTAGTGTATGAGcttctttttgatgtttttctCTACAATTTATGAATTATCATAGTGTATGTCTTTGTTGTGTATAAAGTTTTGACTAAAGTAATTTTTTATAGCGTAGTGTATCTATGTTGTGTATCTTCACTTTTGTCTACATTTGTTCTTAAAACCGTAGTGTATATGCGAGTTTTGACTACAGTAACTAAATTTGTAGTCTATTAACTGTTAAAAAATGTAGTGAAAATTTAATGCCATTAAacttattatttaaaaaaaaattaaaatgattaatatttttattttaaattgtaaaacatgatttattatttaaataggCTTGAGAATATATCCCCCaatcaattaattatatgtCGGTGCAATATAAAACAAGTATTATTCCTTTGTTCTTGactcattattattattcttttttgaatttgtctaatttatacttttaattatatatgggGAACATGGGATTCTTACTGCGTTGGATCTTCACAAAGAGATAATTTATCTTTTTGATCCTCTgggttatttataataaaacttattatttttatttaaaatcatttaaacataaaataaaataaattacattgtatttaaatctaaaataatattaaaaataaagtactattactatattttttaggGTATTTTGTATTGTCATTAATTATGTGTATAATACTTGAACTATATTAAAATGCTATCACAGTTCAAACACAATTATGTGTAAAATAAAGTATACTTGAACTATACTTTTAACTATATTAAAGTactattactatattttttaggGTATTTTTTATGATGTTCTTATATAGAGTCAGGTTTATGAAATCTCCAAATCATTTTAATATATACCAATAATTTATCAATTTGTTgaaatgtgttatttaattcCTAGCTTCTAATGCTGTTATATTGTGTATTAGGGCAATTTGGTGGAAGCAGAAACATGTCGGAGGCCCTCCTCTTATCGCTGATACACAAGCTCGACATTAATTATCTAATGTATAAACCGTATTGGGAAATAAATGAGGAAAAGGAAAGGGTAAttaaagagatgagagagattGTGGATATTGTGAGGGACAAGAAATTGGAAGAGGGCAAAACCCTAAATTTTTTAGTATCTGACCTTGTCAACGTGATTGAAGATGCAGTCGACCTTTTCAAACGAGGCAAAACCTATCATACATACTATGGATCCATCCATACTTGGATTGGAGAGATCAAAACGCGCTTGTTTAAACTGGGCGATGATGGGGCGGAGAAGAGATCATCAGAAAATGTTGAAGATGACAAATATGTGGTGGGCTTGGACGAAGATGTGCAAATGCTGCTTCGCTCaaagatttttggtgggaaaggATACCGTTCGAATCCGATTGTTGTTATCAAAGGGATGTGTGGTATTGGAAAGACAACTCTTGCTAGAGAGATATACAACCATCCAACCGTCGTTGAGCGATTCGAGTGCCGTCTTTGGGTATCTAACTCTACTGACCTCACTATTAAAGAGCTACTTATCAAACTAATACAACAGGTAGAAGATGCAGAGAATCTCCGTACATCTTCCTTATTGGAGGATATGGACAACCGAAGTCTCCGAGATATGCTTTCCCAACACCTGCAAGGAACGCGATATTTGATAGTTCTTGACGACGTGCCCAAACAAATGCGCTTGAAGTCTTTCTTGGAAGCTCTCCCGCAAGAATGTATGTATAATCATCTTAGATTTCAACTTAAGTGCTGGTTCAAAATTTTAACAGTTTGTTTGAAGTCAAATATAAATTCCAAAAGTTTACTAGTGTCCAATGGTTCTGACTATTCCTTTTTGTATTATTCTTATGTAAGCAGTCCATGAAAGTAGGTTGCTGTTCACAAGTCACACGACGCATGTGGACTTAGATGTGGACGATGAAAATGTTCATAAGATGAAACCTTTGGATTCTAAGAAGAGCTGGCAATTGTTTTTGAAAACAATAAACCATGGCAATAAATTGACGGGTGACCACAAATTCCCTATGAACTTGGAGCATATGGGAAAACAAATGTTGAGAAAGTGTGGCGGTCTGCCATTAGCTATAAAAGAGGTGGGAAAGCAGTTAGCAGAAAAGAAAGTCTCTGGTGGGAGTGAATGGGAACAGCTTCTTGAATCAGTTGATTTTGATTCAACATTGAAGTTACTGGAACCATTTTATCATAAATTGGATCCCAAACTGGACTCGTGTTTCTTGTCTATGGCCTTCTTTAAGGAAAATACTACTTTGAGGAAAGAAAAGTTGAAACATATTTGGTTTGCAGGGGGAGTGCTTTCAAGTACTAGTTATTATAACTATGAATCATATTTACATGGTTTAACTAATGACTCCTTTATTGAAGTCCAGGATAGGAGCACGTAGTATCGCATGAATGTTGTGCTACACATGCTATCCGTCCGAAAAGCAGAGGAGAAATTTGGTTTTGAGATCCTAAGGAATAATGAAAATAATCGACCATGTCAAAGTCCTCGTCATCGTGTTATCATTTGTAGCAGAGACAAGTTCAACTACTCCACGGATCAAGATAAGCTTCttgtttctctcttcttccatggaGGTGGCTATTTCAACACTAGTTCGTCTTATTGGAAGGGCTTTGAACAACTTAAGATACTGGACTTGGAAGATTTTGGGTTGAAGATTTTACCGGAAAGTATTGGCACATTGATTGAATTACGATACTTGGGATTGAGAAACaattacttgcaagagctcctAGAGTCGTTGGGGTGGTTGAAAAAGCTTGAGGTTCTTGACATAGCTCAAAACTTTATGGTGAAGGTGCCAGATATTATACGGGAATTGAGTAGCCTTCGCCACCTCTACTTGTTTGATGTGATTTTCCGGAAGCCATTGAAGATAGATGTGCTTCAGAATCTGGAGACCTTAACCTATGTCTCGGCTGATAATTGGACACATGAGCGCTCTGTCTATGGAAATTTGTTTAGTCTTAAGAAATTGGGCATTGAAGAATTGAATGGAAACTTAGATGTAAGCAAGCTCTTTACATCATTAGTTGATTTGAAGAATCTTAATCATCTAATCTTAAGAGGGTATCGTTTCAGAAGCATGCCTTGTTTGGATGATCTTTATATTTTACACAggctcaaaacactcaaattggATGGATTCCTTGCCACGCTTCCGACAAGTTTCCCTCCATATGTTGAATCGTTGACGTTGGTTAATAGCTGTCTTGACGAAGACCCGATGCCACTACTAGAGAAGCTACCCAGGTTAACCCACCTCAAGTTGCGGAAAGCATACACCGGTCAACAAATGGCTATCTTGGAACACGGCTTTCCCGAGCTTCGAGTCCTTTGCATGGAAGAGTTATGGAATCTGAGAAATGTGCAGTGTGGAAGAAATGCAATGTATTGGCTCAAGAAATTAGAAATCCATGGTTGTCCATATTTGGATACCCTCTCGAAAGTGATTGGGTCGATTTTATATTTGAAGGAGATAAAGATGGTGACAACCAAAAGCATTGCAACAAAGATCAAGAATTCATACTTAGTCTCCAATATAGGGATCGTGAACATCAATCCATGAGCTAACGCAGTTGTTTGCATTATCATTACGTACATTTTGCTTGTTGGCATTAATTTAGATAGTTTGTAGCTAGATTTTCTTCCCTTTTCCCCCCTTGGTGGTTGCATGTCTGTAAATGACATTTAGTTGCTTTGACAATTGTGGTTTCTTCATATCTTGTTTCTACTCTGTTTCTCCCTCAATGCTGGGATATATTGTTTGCTGCTCAAGTTACTTCAGATTTTTGGCAACATGCAgacaatattatttaatttattctcgTCTCAGTTTACAGCTGAGAATGGTTATAATATTCGCTATTCAGTTTTTTTTCATCTCAATTCAATATAATAACTATACCGGCTAACTTAAATCCGACtatcattttaaaaattgtacaaaatctatatatatcattttgTTGAGCCTCTAAATTAGTGAAATATAATGCAAAATCATTAATTTGTATcgttttatttagattttttaatTGACGAATTCTATTGAAAAACTATTGTGATTGCacaaaatttatcattttatatagattttttaaTTGATGAAGTCTTATGAAAAATCAATATGATATTCAAAATGAAATGGATTGAtggttttgtatttttcattataATATTGTATGCTATAccattcaataaaataaaaagaaccaAAATTATCAATCAATAccattcaataaaataaaaagaaccaAAATTATCAATCAATGAAAAGCGTAAAgagcaaataataataataataataataatagagaggagataaaatattttattttgaaacctCTAACTTctatagttttttttattttaaatctattatttacatattataaataaaattaaagctcccgtcatgatctttaatttgatatgtatattgaatattttattattaactaaaaagtatgttttttaagaaaaaagaatgacaaaaatgagaataaaaagaaataaagaaaatactccctccgtcctgcaAAGCTTGATCACTTTCTTTTttgcacgggttttaaggagtTAGTATTTAATGTGTTAAGtatgataggtgaaaaagtgaaaatatgaataaaaggAAAAACTTTTGTCATATAAGGAAAGAAATCAAGTTACATGGGACCACGGGATGGAGCGAGTATTAATCTATGTTTAGTTTGAGATTTCCATACTGAGAGAGATTTCCATGTTAAAATTTCTGTAAAGAGATGTAGGATTgtaggaaaataaaataaaagtccCAAGTTAATCCACATAGGACCATGAATCAATGAAAGCCAGAAATCACTAATCGTTTGTAGTGTTGAAATGAATGAAAAGATA comes from Salvia miltiorrhiza cultivar Shanhuang (shh) chromosome 3, IMPLAD_Smil_shh, whole genome shotgun sequence and encodes:
- the LOC131017546 gene encoding putative disease resistance RPP13-like protein 3 isoform X1, yielding MKVLFWIERYHILPFKSKVLLGRSWEDSIRKSIETSKDKKINHKKGQFGGSRNMSEALLLSLIHKLDINYLMYKPYWEINEEKERVIKEMREIVDIVRDKKLEEGKTLNFLVSDLVNVIEDAVDLFKRGKTYHTYYGSIHTWIGEIKTRLFKLGDDGAEKRSSENVEDDKYVVGLDEDVQMLLRSKIFGGKGYRSNPIVVIKGMCGIGKTTLAREIYNHPTVVERFECRLWVSNSTDLTIKELLIKLIQQVEDAENLRTSSLLEDMDNRSLRDMLSQHLQGTRYLIVLDDVPKQMRLKSFLEALPQEFHESRLLFTSHTTHVDLDVDDENVHKMKPLDSKKSWQLFLKTINHGNKLTGDHKFPMNLEHMGKQMLRKCGGLPLAIKEVGKQLAEKKVSGGSEWEQLLESVDFDSTLKLLEPFYHKLDPKLDSCFLSMAFFKENTTLRKEKLKHIWFAGGVLSSTSYYNYESYLHGLTNDSFIEVQDRST
- the LOC131017546 gene encoding putative disease resistance RPP13-like protein 3 isoform X2, whose amino-acid sequence is MSEALLLSLIHKLDINYLMYKPYWEINEEKERVIKEMREIVDIVRDKKLEEGKTLNFLVSDLVNVIEDAVDLFKRGKTYHTYYGSIHTWIGEIKTRLFKLGDDGAEKRSSENVEDDKYVVGLDEDVQMLLRSKIFGGKGYRSNPIVVIKGMCGIGKTTLAREIYNHPTVVERFECRLWVSNSTDLTIKELLIKLIQQVEDAENLRTSSLLEDMDNRSLRDMLSQHLQGTRYLIVLDDVPKQMRLKSFLEALPQEFHESRLLFTSHTTHVDLDVDDENVHKMKPLDSKKSWQLFLKTINHGNKLTGDHKFPMNLEHMGKQMLRKCGGLPLAIKEVGKQLAEKKVSGGSEWEQLLESVDFDSTLKLLEPFYHKLDPKLDSCFLSMAFFKENTTLRKEKLKHIWFAGGVLSSTSYYNYESYLHGLTNDSFIEVQDRST
- the LOC131018311 gene encoding probable disease resistance protein At1g58602 yields the protein MNVVLHMLSVRKAEEKFGFEILRNNENNRPCQSPRHRVIICSRDKFNYSTDQDKLLVSLFFHGGGYFNTSSSYWKGFEQLKILDLEDFGLKILPESIGTLIELRYLGLRNNYLQELLESLGWLKKLEVLDIAQNFMVKVPDIIRELSSLRHLYLFDVIFRKPLKIDVLQNLETLTYVSADNWTHERSVYGNLFSLKKLGIEELNGNLDVSKLFTSLVDLKNLNHLILRGYRFRSMPCLDDLYILHRLKTLKLDGFLATLPTSFPPYVESLTLVNSCLDEDPMPLLEKLPRLTHLKLRKAYTGQQMAILEHGFPELRVLCMEELWNLRNVQCGRNAMYWLKKLEIHGCPYLDTLSKVIGSILYLKEIKMVTTKSIATKIKNSYLVSNIGIVNINP